One segment of Fibrobacter sp. UWB10 DNA contains the following:
- a CDS encoding glycoside hydrolase family 9 protein, giving the protein MKKVLKAVLLLMFFAVDFAMADNFPNIDRTDKVHSRRYLDSINVYHRRAIRVNQAGFRPQDPKYAYVADPKENKFKVIDANSGAEAWSGSLSLIQNDVVKPGIWVNGVFNSNDDNWIYRFGDTTASKETESLYRADFSSLNTQGEYYLVVGNDTSATFHVNSSIFNAIFENSLKFFGAQRCGNTNSHFHAPCHLKDGSAVGHDLSGGWHDCGDHFKVSETLSYAAYALSTIYLVYKEKAEDRYGNSYDDTVIVDGFPDVLYEAKVGADYIYKLYKASKADGLIEKHDMYHSVGVDMADHSYWDLPERQDAQPASLGGPDRVVLKGVGTQSGMFVAALAYFAAGWAAFEPVYAEELLEAAKDIYENVLLPNTPAVPGGDYKSIEGLGTFYPGEANETNKTDDAAAAALALWYATKDTIYQYHLYKDTSFNNNASNYINNNDPEPGPYFRGGFLGLTSGFYPGGWVTDYENVHAYVLFSFIKLILSNKDTALSYNVSELDRDTLLHRATNCLRRLTDDGTLGSKTIYENRFGSVSAEPPYNLVYTNISWGLNRYNLGAANAVFMLSEVLPDGPEKEAYFNLALDNIYYSLGANPWDISFLMGAGEKNENHPHNRAANPDGYNAGGIPYEYRCPLGALMGGIMPTSTLEDNWSKWDKTETCTDFSVQLLVPAQRLAAVLPPDTEGPLFSNIAGTPITETSAIVSWDANEIALVTVFYNTTPDANGAKSVQQTKASKGGSVTLEGLEMGKTYYFFLEGMDPKRNISRDDNHGQWYQFTMTNVKPKISGVTICQVDHRSAKIYWWTDIRSNGVVNYGTSMSALNETQASSDGAVLFHEVTLTNLKAGTTYYFSVSSGMTTDDNSGAGYSFTTESEATYADLAIFIKPSSYQAECTNWEDCYEFWVAISNSDTMSFHDFDVRLYLGDNPNIKVVDWARMTQNWKGNGQMTSIKDISYGTPQLDGSSYYLPVTIKDTLDVSGRMIFQLKFETGKFKDFEKGWSIRPHTADDDPEYFEGIDLTQGPYFNLLETSDWELDSRGERVVAYVRDPYVTVYYHGKHIFGYGPDYTPENGPQVHRTVTLEFEKPFKTPYYSVERDDYKTLYEGRSKVTPTGILDDLEMNAAKQSFVYDNGTRTDSYVFGKDTVLAYGNNYMEWVSWHNHVAGLPGYSGKNKYDCACAVARTNVEVDTITVPLEKRYLVFDKNSYKTYQTSAGGSPKMVEVRVQLLDTLGSLLDSVNTTLTLGTTSGNVLFWSSATSTIPITTIQLVNGVATFYVSSESALVTTLYAKAGNTVQFEYQAATADLIVEELPPWPIIDAAKMVDTDCDNVPDALKITMSNEYQENQSFNSVQFVYNGDTLKSSDVISISGKELLIKANIKDTAVNTNPSGAVTLYSNVGGKVESHADFYQDGVAPTLLAVSVLERLDTATSDRVYMQFSEPISAPGTDWPVQLFGTSGSNLVNAPVVKFTQLYNESMNVWEFEIGFDAAGNSIVTEGMFAQLLSNASIKDKNGNAVASECGQPKLPITLKLIPVPMTYAYIADADEDGVAERVYIEYARAIDQKHYPDSISVIFGRTDPETLWVAGTVPAYAVDGMTAVLDLPKPFTYGITSGNFDGTLRGLDVVGAGQVAQHLGSGAAYEMNFVLAEDKVGPVIVTATIDMSRSDKYDVLDLDLSEPVNTVDTSLVYYREKISDADTAIYRRSLYSLSVNSMGMFAYYEKDSRLAVSEGDYVRLQPKEFSALRDSRGNMPSTNAPWIPIMSGGNPNIKFVVSMQENVSRSGGDFRTQVPFQDNIRMYVLNPSTHKLDLIKGGQVVAEGIDSASVQGAIWKIEMTVPRGSISGEPAAWDSLRVKYNMPIYTNLGSFVNRLAGKYSVPSSLYLSSSGKVIFYVEWANTQVGIQSERGRAVATGAYIYKLQMETVFVPNANSANAEKFSGKNSYDKTSTFGVKRVK; this is encoded by the coding sequence ATGAAGAAAGTGTTAAAGGCTGTATTGTTGTTAATGTTCTTCGCTGTGGATTTTGCCATGGCGGATAATTTCCCTAATATTGACCGTACCGATAAGGTGCATAGTCGTCGCTATTTGGACTCTATAAATGTTTATCATCGCCGTGCGATTCGCGTGAATCAGGCTGGTTTTAGACCACAAGACCCCAAGTATGCTTATGTGGCCGATCCGAAGGAAAATAAATTCAAGGTGATAGATGCCAATAGTGGTGCCGAGGCGTGGAGCGGTTCACTGAGCCTTATACAAAATGATGTGGTAAAGCCTGGTATATGGGTCAATGGCGTATTTAATTCTAATGACGATAACTGGATTTATCGTTTTGGTGATACCACAGCAAGTAAGGAAACTGAATCCTTATATCGTGCAGATTTCTCGTCGCTTAATACTCAAGGCGAATATTATCTTGTTGTTGGTAATGATACATCGGCTACATTCCATGTAAATTCTTCAATCTTTAACGCCATTTTTGAAAACTCTCTAAAGTTTTTTGGAGCACAGCGTTGCGGTAATACCAATTCCCATTTTCATGCGCCGTGTCACTTGAAAGATGGTTCCGCTGTAGGTCACGATTTGTCGGGGGGGTGGCATGACTGTGGTGACCATTTTAAGGTTTCCGAAACTCTTAGTTATGCAGCTTATGCATTGTCGACGATATATCTTGTGTATAAGGAAAAGGCAGAAGACCGTTACGGCAATTCTTATGATGATACGGTGATTGTGGATGGATTTCCTGATGTACTTTATGAAGCAAAAGTGGGTGCGGATTACATCTATAAACTTTATAAGGCGTCAAAAGCGGATGGTCTTATAGAAAAACACGATATGTACCATTCTGTTGGAGTGGATATGGCTGACCATAGTTATTGGGATCTTCCCGAAAGACAAGATGCTCAGCCGGCTTCTTTGGGTGGTCCTGATCGTGTTGTTCTTAAAGGTGTCGGTACGCAATCGGGTATGTTTGTTGCTGCTCTAGCGTATTTTGCAGCAGGCTGGGCTGCGTTTGAACCCGTCTATGCAGAAGAACTTCTTGAAGCGGCAAAAGATATTTACGAGAATGTTCTTTTGCCTAATACACCTGCTGTGCCTGGTGGAGATTATAAATCCATTGAGGGCCTTGGCACTTTTTATCCGGGTGAAGCTAACGAAACTAATAAAACCGATGATGCTGCCGCTGCCGCTCTTGCTTTGTGGTATGCTACTAAGGATACTATTTATCAGTATCATTTGTATAAAGATACGAGTTTCAATAATAATGCATCTAACTACATAAATAACAATGATCCTGAACCGGGTCCGTATTTTAGAGGAGGGTTCCTTGGATTGACAAGTGGATTTTATCCAGGTGGTTGGGTGACCGACTATGAAAATGTGCATGCTTATGTGTTGTTCTCGTTTATTAAGCTTATCTTAAGCAACAAGGATACTGCCTTGAGCTATAATGTGAGCGAACTTGATCGTGATACGTTGTTGCATCGAGCTACCAACTGTTTGCGACGATTGACTGATGATGGAACTTTAGGTTCTAAAACTATTTACGAAAATAGGTTTGGAAGTGTCAGCGCAGAGCCGCCGTATAATCTCGTTTATACCAATATTAGCTGGGGACTTAACCGTTATAACTTGGGGGCTGCAAATGCTGTTTTCATGCTTTCGGAAGTACTTCCGGATGGCCCTGAAAAAGAGGCATACTTTAATCTTGCTCTAGATAATATTTATTACAGCTTGGGGGCGAACCCATGGGATATTTCATTTTTGATGGGGGCTGGTGAAAAGAATGAAAATCACCCGCACAATCGTGCTGCAAACCCCGATGGTTACAATGCTGGTGGAATTCCTTATGAATATAGATGTCCTCTCGGAGCGCTTATGGGTGGCATTATGCCGACATCGACTTTGGAAGACAATTGGAGCAAATGGGATAAGACCGAAACATGTACAGATTTCTCAGTGCAGTTGTTGGTGCCGGCTCAGCGACTTGCGGCAGTTTTGCCGCCTGATACCGAGGGCCCATTGTTTAGTAACATTGCCGGTACGCCTATTACTGAAACTTCAGCGATTGTAAGTTGGGATGCGAACGAAATTGCTCTCGTTACCGTTTTCTACAACACGACTCCCGATGCAAATGGGGCTAAGTCGGTTCAGCAGACCAAAGCTTCTAAAGGTGGCTCTGTAACGCTTGAAGGTCTTGAAATGGGTAAGACCTATTACTTCTTCTTGGAAGGCATGGATCCCAAAAGGAATATTTCGAGAGATGACAACCATGGTCAGTGGTATCAGTTTACTATGACGAATGTGAAACCGAAAATTAGCGGGGTCACCATTTGTCAGGTGGATCATCGTAGCGCCAAAATTTACTGGTGGACCGATATCCGTTCCAACGGTGTAGTAAATTATGGAACATCCATGTCGGCTTTGAACGAAACTCAAGCTTCAAGCGATGGGGCTGTGCTGTTCCATGAGGTGACTCTCACGAATCTTAAAGCGGGAACCACTTATTACTTTAGCGTGTCTTCGGGCATGACGACGGATGATAATAGTGGCGCGGGTTATAGCTTTACTACCGAAAGTGAAGCAACGTATGCTGATCTTGCCATTTTTATTAAACCGAGTAGCTATCAGGCTGAATGTACGAATTGGGAAGATTGCTATGAATTCTGGGTGGCTATTTCGAATAGTGACACGATGAGTTTCCATGATTTTGATGTGAGACTTTATTTGGGCGATAATCCAAATATTAAAGTAGTGGATTGGGCTCGCATGACCCAGAACTGGAAGGGCAATGGTCAAATGACATCAATAAAGGATATTAGCTATGGTACTCCGCAATTGGATGGCTCTAGTTACTATTTGCCCGTAACGATTAAGGATACGCTTGATGTTTCGGGACGAATGATTTTCCAGTTGAAATTTGAAACGGGAAAGTTTAAGGATTTTGAAAAAGGCTGGTCGATTAGGCCGCATACTGCAGATGATGATCCTGAATACTTTGAGGGAATCGATCTTACGCAAGGTCCCTATTTCAATCTGTTAGAAACATCTGACTGGGAACTTGATAGTCGTGGCGAAAGGGTTGTTGCTTATGTCCGTGATCCCTATGTGACAGTCTATTACCATGGCAAGCATATCTTTGGTTACGGTCCGGATTATACTCCGGAAAACGGTCCGCAGGTACACCGTACCGTTACGCTTGAATTTGAAAAACCATTTAAGACTCCGTATTATTCTGTAGAAAGAGATGACTATAAAACCCTTTACGAAGGTCGTAGCAAGGTGACCCCCACTGGGATTTTAGATGACCTTGAAATGAATGCAGCTAAGCAGAGTTTTGTTTACGACAACGGTACCCGTACAGATTCTTACGTGTTCGGTAAAGATACGGTGCTTGCCTATGGCAACAACTACATGGAATGGGTGAGCTGGCATAATCATGTGGCAGGCTTGCCGGGATACTCTGGTAAAAATAAGTATGACTGCGCTTGCGCTGTGGCTCGAACCAATGTAGAGGTTGATACCATTACGGTTCCGCTCGAAAAACGTTACTTGGTGTTCGACAAGAATTCGTATAAGACGTATCAGACATCTGCTGGCGGCTCGCCCAAGATGGTTGAAGTCCGAGTGCAACTGCTTGATACTTTGGGTAGCTTGCTGGATTCTGTGAATACGACGCTGACTCTGGGTACCACTTCGGGAAATGTCCTTTTCTGGAGTTCTGCAACTTCGACGATTCCTATTACTACCATTCAGTTGGTGAATGGTGTGGCTACATTCTATGTAAGCTCCGAAAGCGCTCTGGTCACAACACTTTATGCGAAGGCCGGAAATACGGTTCAGTTTGAATACCAGGCAGCCACGGCAGACTTGATTGTCGAAGAATTGCCTCCTTGGCCAATTATTGATGCCGCCAAGATGGTTGACACCGATTGCGATAATGTGCCCGATGCATTAAAGATTACGATGTCGAACGAATATCAGGAAAACCAGTCGTTTAACTCGGTGCAGTTTGTCTATAACGGTGACACGCTCAAGTCTAGCGATGTCATTAGTATCAGTGGCAAGGAACTCTTGATAAAAGCAAACATCAAGGATACCGCAGTCAATACGAATCCGAGCGGAGCTGTTACGCTGTATTCTAATGTGGGCGGCAAGGTTGAAAGTCATGCCGACTTCTATCAAGATGGTGTGGCGCCGACGCTGTTGGCAGTCTCTGTGCTTGAACGCTTAGATACCGCGACAAGCGATCGCGTTTATATGCAGTTTAGCGAACCGATTTCTGCCCCGGGCACAGACTGGCCGGTGCAACTGTTCGGTACGAGTGGTTCTAACTTGGTGAATGCCCCGGTGGTCAAGTTCACGCAGCTTTATAATGAATCGATGAACGTGTGGGAATTTGAAATAGGATTCGATGCGGCTGGAAATTCTATAGTGACCGAAGGTATGTTCGCTCAACTCTTGTCGAACGCTTCGATTAAGGATAAGAATGGAAATGCCGTTGCTTCCGAATGCGGTCAACCCAAGCTTCCGATTACCTTGAAGTTGATTCCGGTGCCCATGACGTACGCTTACATTGCCGACGCCGATGAAGACGGTGTTGCGGAACGCGTGTATATCGAATATGCCCGAGCAATTGACCAAAAGCATTATCCGGATAGCATCTCGGTTATCTTTGGCCGTACAGATCCCGAAACGCTTTGGGTGGCAGGAACTGTTCCGGCTTATGCTGTCGACGGTATGACGGCTGTCCTCGATTTGCCCAAGCCCTTCACCTACGGCATTACAAGTGGTAACTTCGATGGCACGTTGAGGGGCCTGGATGTTGTGGGAGCTGGTCAGGTAGCTCAGCATTTGGGCTCTGGGGCAGCGTACGAAATGAATTTTGTACTTGCAGAAGACAAAGTTGGCCCCGTGATAGTGACCGCGACAATTGACATGTCTAGATCTGATAAGTATGACGTACTTGACCTTGACTTGAGTGAACCTGTGAATACGGTGGATACTTCGCTGGTTTATTACCGCGAAAAGATTTCGGATGCCGATACTGCCATTTACAGACGTTCTTTGTATAGTCTGTCCGTGAATTCGATGGGCATGTTCGCTTATTACGAAAAGGATAGTCGACTTGCTGTAAGTGAAGGCGATTATGTCCGCTTGCAACCCAAGGAATTCAGCGCGTTGCGCGACTCTCGCGGTAATATGCCGTCAACGAATGCTCCTTGGATCCCGATTATGAGCGGTGGAAATCCGAACATCAAGTTCGTGGTTTCCATGCAAGAAAATGTGTCTCGCTCGGGAGGTGACTTCCGTACGCAGGTGCCATTCCAGGATAACATCCGCATGTATGTGTTGAATCCGAGTACCCATAAGCTTGATTTAATCAAGGGTGGTCAAGTGGTTGCCGAAGGAATTGATTCTGCAAGCGTACAAGGTGCAATCTGGAAGATTGAAATGACTGTTCCGAGAGGTTCTATCAGCGGTGAACCTGCTGCTTGGGACAGCCTGCGGGTCAAGTACAATATGCCGATTTATACGAATCTCGGCAGTTTCGTGAACCGCTTGGCTGGCAAGTATAGCGTGCCTTCTTCTCTGTACCTTTCTTCGTCGGGTAAGGTTATATTCTACGTTGAATGGGCAAATACCCAGGTCGGAATCCAGTCTGAACGGGGTAGGGCAGTTGCCACGGGCGCTTATATTTATAAATTACAGATGGAAACTGTATTCGTCCCGAATGCAAATTCCGCAAATGCTGAAAAGTTCAGCGGTAAGAACTCTTACGATAAAACGTCCACATTTGGTGTAAAACGGGTAAAATAA